A portion of the Penaeus vannamei isolate JL-2024 unplaced genomic scaffold, ASM4276789v1 unanchor2565, whole genome shotgun sequence genome contains these proteins:
- the LOC113799966 gene encoding uncharacterized protein: CKDHRSARLLDQHINCNASTAHSTADLLLTLSSTWNQALNDHLSTCVIALAIAGTFECVCHQGLLEKLQVNGIGDKVLRLFNNCFTEQYLHVVLNGKSSRELPIDAGVPQGRVLGYCSGTYISITF, encoded by the coding sequence TGTGCAAGGACcacaggtctgcaagattgctagaccaacacatTAACTGCAATGCCAGCACAGCACATTCAACTGCTGATCTTCTCTTGACACTATCTTCAACATGGAACCAAGCACTGAATGACCACCTTTCCACCTGTGTCATAGCACTTGCTATTGCAGGAACATTTGAGTGTGTATGTCACCAAGGACTGCTGGAGAAACTGCAGGTCAATGGCATTGGGGACAAAGTTCTCAGATTATTCAACAACTGTTTTACTGAGCAATATCTCCATGTGGTTCTTAATGGTAAATCCTCACGAGAACTCCCTATAGATGCTGGTGTTCCCCAAGGACGTGTCCTGGGCTATTGCTCTGGAACATATATTTCAATTACCTTTTAA